Proteins found in one SAR324 cluster bacterium genomic segment:
- a CDS encoding 3-keto-5-aminohexanoate cleavage protein produces the protein MTYLMVAPNGARKTKTDHPALPVTSPELVQTALACWQVGAQGLHAHIRNADQSHLLDAGRYRELLALLKETVPALEVQVTTEAAGIYQAPEQRQLVLDLRPYWISLSVREMAREPDSKVVRDFYAELSQSQIRIQHILYDANDLRQLFDWITQGVLPRPASLSILWVLGRYSIDGNSDPAELNQVETTLQALETDIPEQVMVCAFGLGQIPCLVEAAKRGWDCRVGFENGWWKQDGSIAQDNADLLQDLHDQLGQWEMIV, from the coding sequence ATGACATACCTGATGGTTGCCCCGAATGGTGCCCGCAAGACCAAGACCGATCATCCTGCTCTGCCCGTAACCTCGCCAGAATTGGTACAGACCGCCCTGGCTTGCTGGCAAGTGGGAGCGCAGGGTCTGCATGCTCACATCCGCAACGCAGATCAGTCACATCTATTGGATGCTGGACGCTACCGGGAACTCCTCGCCCTGTTGAAGGAAACAGTCCCAGCACTGGAAGTACAGGTGACCACTGAAGCTGCTGGAATCTATCAGGCTCCTGAACAGCGCCAACTGGTGTTGGACTTGCGTCCGTATTGGATCTCATTGTCGGTTCGGGAAATGGCACGGGAGCCAGACAGCAAGGTTGTGCGGGATTTCTACGCTGAATTGTCCCAAAGCCAAATTCGTATCCAGCACATTCTCTATGACGCTAACGACCTACGACAGCTTTTTGACTGGATCACTCAGGGTGTGTTACCGCGTCCAGCATCTCTCTCGATCCTCTGGGTTCTTGGGCGTTATTCCATCGATGGCAACAGTGATCCTGCTGAGTTGAATCAGGTTGAGACTACCCTGCAGGCGCTGGAAACCGATATTCCGGAACAAGTGATGGTTTGTGCCTTTGGTCTAGGGCAGATCCCCTGCCTGGTCGAAGCGGCAAAGCGGGGTTGGGACTGTCGGGTGGGTTTTGAGAATGGCTGGTGGAAGCAGGATGGCTCAATCGCACAGGACAACGCAGACCTACTACAGGACTTACATGATCAACTGGGTCAGTGGGAAATGATTGTTTGA